In Candidatus Omnitrophota bacterium, a single genomic region encodes these proteins:
- a CDS encoding TolC family protein produces the protein MKKSLLVILILLSVFSMSYAQGMDLTLDDVLVIALRDNPDILLGIEDVKKAQAKVREAKASLLPSVNFSGTWSDTRGLYSKDIPQNATQTTLKQYLFKGGRILNSIAESKYNLDSSEAALDVARLEVGLSAEKAFYTLLLAKELVSLNRIIVDNTQEHLNYIKERYNSGEASESDMLNLESSLDSVKQAYEETISQFEAADILLKDILNIDRDTNINPVGEFSYSPQELAYDEAFVKAMKDRPEIREYEAKVKANEKSVAIAKGESLPTVYASWDYYTKSTSSLSFSPTKGWQDYNIIGLTLSWPVFDGWATKAKVQQALADLKTARIEKSRMISDIISEVRTSYLSLKDSMLQIKTSESQLAVFKDNLSTAQDKFEQGIVSSLDLDDAKLKHDISMFNKKQSVYDYFMAKSSFEKATGGI, from the coding sequence ATGAAAAAAAGCTTATTAGTTATATTAATATTACTATCAGTTTTCTCTATGTCATACGCGCAGGGCATGGATTTAACTCTGGATGATGTTCTTGTTATTGCACTTCGCGATAATCCAGATATACTGCTTGGCATCGAGGATGTTAAAAAGGCGCAGGCTAAAGTGCGGGAGGCAAAAGCATCTCTTCTGCCGAGTGTTAATTTCTCAGGGACATGGTCTGACACAAGGGGGCTTTATTCAAAAGACATACCTCAAAATGCGACTCAAACTACCTTGAAGCAGTATTTATTTAAAGGAGGCAGAATACTTAATTCTATCGCTGAGAGCAAATATAATCTTGATTCGTCTGAGGCTGCATTAGATGTAGCCAGGCTGGAAGTCGGGCTAAGCGCAGAAAAAGCTTTCTATACTTTATTGCTGGCTAAAGAATTGGTCAGCCTTAACAGAATAATAGTTGATAACACCCAGGAACATTTAAATTACATAAAAGAGCGCTATAATAGCGGAGAGGCATCTGAATCAGATATGCTTAACCTGGAATCTTCCCTAGATTCTGTTAAACAGGCTTATGAAGAAACAATAAGCCAGTTTGAGGCAGCAGACATTTTATTAAAGGATATATTAAATATCGATAGAGATACAAATATAAATCCTGTAGGAGAATTTAGTTATTCACCGCAGGAGTTAGCTTACGATGAAGCCTTTGTCAAAGCCATGAAAGACAGGCCGGAAATCAGGGAATACGAGGCTAAGGTAAAAGCGAATGAGAAATCAGTTGCCATAGCAAAAGGGGAGAGTTTGCCTACTGTTTATGCCTCATGGGATTATTATACCAAGTCCACATCATCCTTAAGTTTTTCCCCCACAAAAGGATGGCAGGATTATAATATCATAGGTCTTACCCTTTCCTGGCCGGTATTCGATGGGTGGGCGACTAAGGCCAAGGTCCAGCAGGCATTAGCAGATTTAAAGACAGCAAGAATAGAGAAATCACGTATGATAAGTGACATAATTTCTGAAGTCAGGACTTCATATTTATCGCTTAAGGATTCTATGCTGCAGATAAAAACATCAGAGTCACAATTAGCAGTATTTAAGGATAATCTTTCAACAGCTCAGGATAAATTCGAACAGGGGATTGTAAGTTCCCTGGATTTAGATGATGCCAAATTGAAACACGATATATCAATGTTTAATAAAAAACAATCTGTTTATGATTATTTTATGGCCAAGAGCAGTTTTGAGAAAGCAACAGGAGGAATATAA
- a CDS encoding efflux RND transporter periplasmic adaptor subunit, with amino-acid sequence MFNILRRPLIISIFVLFICLQFITGCRSKPKQEKINGIIPVKINKIELKSVNESIDYVGDIKARDEALIYPKVSGKIAEKKIAEGSNVKKGEAIVYIDRDEVGLKFQSAPVESTIDGVVGRVYVDIGENVDQQTPVALVVNMDQAKINLDVPEKYISRILIEQESSIKVDAYPDKVFTGKVTKISPVVDISTRTAPVEILVDNPGHELKSGMFARVNLVIDTKDNVPVLLKEAVMGKDPNLYVYIIENGKAVLKQVTTGIRHGPFYEIKTGLKEGDSVVVVGQQKLYEGASVAIERE; translated from the coding sequence ATGTTTAACATATTGAGGAGACCTTTAATAATTTCGATATTTGTTTTGTTTATATGCCTGCAGTTTATCACCGGGTGCAGAAGTAAGCCGAAGCAGGAAAAAATAAACGGGATCATCCCGGTAAAAATCAATAAGATAGAGTTAAAGAGCGTTAACGAGTCTATTGATTATGTGGGCGATATAAAAGCCAGGGATGAAGCGCTTATTTATCCCAAGGTAAGCGGTAAGATAGCTGAGAAGAAAATTGCCGAAGGCTCTAACGTAAAAAAAGGCGAAGCGATTGTTTATATTGACAGGGATGAAGTAGGCCTGAAATTCCAGAGCGCACCTGTTGAAAGCACAATAGATGGAGTTGTCGGAAGGGTATATGTAGATATAGGAGAGAACGTAGACCAGCAGACGCCTGTAGCTTTGGTAGTCAATATGGATCAGGCAAAAATCAATCTTGACGTACCGGAAAAATATATATCCAGGATTTTGATAGAGCAGGAATCCAGTATAAAGGTCGATGCTTATCCGGATAAGGTATTTACCGGAAAAGTGACCAAGATCAGCCCAGTGGTAGACATTTCTACAAGGACAGCGCCCGTTGAAATTTTGGTGGATAACCCCGGACATGAATTAAAATCGGGGATGTTTGCCAGGGTAAACCTGGTAATAGACACAAAGGATAACGTGCCAGTGCTATTAAAGGAAGCGGTAATGGGTAAAGACCCCAATTTGTATGTTTATATCATCGAGAACGGTAAAGCCGTACTAAAACAGGTCACAACAGGCATCAGGCATGGGCCATTTTATGAGATTAAGACCGGGTTAAAGGAGGGCGATTCAGTCGTTGTGGTTGGCCAACAAAAGTTGTATGAAGGGGCAAGCGTTGCAATAGAGAGGGAATAA